The following coding sequences lie in one Apium graveolens cultivar Ventura chromosome 3, ASM990537v1, whole genome shotgun sequence genomic window:
- the LOC141710497 gene encoding zinc-finger homeodomain protein 1-like, whose amino-acid sequence MDFEEHDDQDEEIGMHMPPTNYDSMMRPRIGGSGEGGSMVAAATSTRKIGGYKYKECLKNHAVGIGGSAVDGCGEFMAAGEEGTLDALKCAACNCHRNFHRRESEGEGALGTLGTLGHVQQHQYYHRPSGYLHVTPMSQQRPLALPSNSRELEMDEDMSNPSSSGGGGGGGRGGPSGGLSPRKRFRTKFTPDQKERMLELAERLGWRIQKQDEALVQNFCAETGLKRHVLKVWMHNNKHTLGKKLP is encoded by the coding sequence ATGGATTTTGAGGAGCATGATGATCAAGATGAAGAAATTGGGATGCATATGCCTCCTACAAATTATGATTCTATGATGAGGCCAAGAATTGGCGGCTCGGGAGAGGGAGGTTCAATGGTTGCTGCTGCAACGAGTACTCGAAAAATCGGCGGATATAAGTACAAGGAGTGTTTAAAAAACCACGCTGTTGGAATAGGCGGCAGTGCTGTTGATGGATGTGGAGAATTCATGGCGGCCGGTGAAGAAGGAACCCTAGATGCGCTAAAATGCGCTGCGTGTAATTGTCACAGAAATTTTCACCGCAGAGAAAGCGAAGGAGAAGGAGCACTAGGCACACTAGGCACACTAGGTCATGTTCAGCAGCACCAATACTATCACCGTCCATCGGGGTACTTACACGTGACCCCGATGAGCCAGCAAAGGCCTTTGGCACTTCCTTCCAACTCCAGGGAGTTGGAAATGGATGAGGATATGTCTAATCCGAGTAGTAGTGGTGGTGGTGGTGGGGGTGGTCGAGGTGGTCCTAGTGGTGGTTTGTCTCCGAGAAAGAGGTTTAGGACGAAGTTTACACCAGATCAGAAGGAGCGGATGCTGGAGCTGGCGGAGAGACTGGGGTGGCGAATACAGAAGCAAGATGAGGCTCTGGTGCAGAATTTTTGCGCGGAGACTGGGCTTAAACGACATGTTCTTAAGGTTTGGATGCATAATAACAAGCACACTCTTGGTAAAAAGTTGCCCTAA
- the LOC141711238 gene encoding protein FAR1-RELATED SEQUENCE 5-like — MTIWLMLKMKVMENEVENDSDNVEGEDEIDNVEDANLAYALRNGFAIKIQASHHNKDNEIYGRLYVCRLYGKSVVAESSQNKWRREVLPKSECKMNLVQRERHVNTATRSLIKTLYGSGVRNCQVMNVIGNIHGGNDKVGFNVQHVRNVLRDERKKRFEISDAQTRLDLLHRLNEESGSKYFIRTEVDEENRLKCLVWIDPRCIMAYQNFGDVMAFDTTYWTNRYAMPFVPFTGVNHHYQSVIFGFALMRDEHASTFEWIFRTWLEGVGNNPPLTIITDQDQAMASAIATDFNNCIYKSLTECVFEARWASFVEKYHLQDHKWLKGLYELKHKWIPAYTRNKFSAFQNSTSRSEGMNSFFDKYVSSATGLKELIENAQKALARQFMRDKEEDYVTINLKRPMKLHTTLEYHASCIYTKEMFRRFQDELVESSKYFVEKDRRASEEGERMGDVYTYYSCYRPMSEPTRRNVYFVAFEKASSLGMCTCRMLEHSGLPCRHLMAVFTK; from the exons atgaCGATTTGGTTGATGTTGAAGATGAAAGTGATGGAAAATGAGGTTGAAAATGATAGTGATAATGTTGAGGGTGAGGATGAAATTGATAATGTAGAGGATGCAAATTT GGCTTATGCTTTACGAAATGGATTTGCGATTAAAATTCAAGCTAGCCATCATAATAAAGACAACGAGATATATGGTCGTTTATATGTTTGTAGGCTTTATGGAAAAAGTGTCGTCGCCGAGAGTAGTCAAAATAAATGGCGTAGAGAGGTTCTTCCTAAAAGCGAGTGCAAG ATGAATTTGGTACAACGAGAAAGACATGTCAACACCGCGACCCGTAGTTTGATAAAAACGCTTTATGGTTCGGGGGTTCGTAATTGTCAAGTGATGAATGTGATTGGTAACATTCATGGAGGTAATGACAAAGTTGGTTTCAATGTTCAACATGTTAGGAATGTGTTAAGAGACGAGAGGAAGAAAAGGTTTGAGATTAGTGACGCCCAAACGAGGTTGGACTTGTTGCATAGGTTGAATGAAGAAAGTggttctaaatattttattaggaCCGAAGTCGATGAAGAGAATCGCTTGAAGTGTCTAGTATGGATTGATCCGAGATGTATAATGGCCTACCAAAATTTTGGCGATGTTATGGCTTTTGATACCACTTATTGGACAAATAGGTATGCAATGCCATTTGTCCCATTTACCGGAGTCAATCATCATTATCAATCGGTAATTTTCGGGTTTGCATTGATGCGGGATGAACACGCGTCGACTTTTGAGTGGATTTTTCGTACTTGGCTTGAAGGTGTGGGGAATAATCCTCCATTGACTATAATCACGGATCAAGATCAAGCCATGGCAAGCGCTATTGCG ACGGACTTCAACAATTGCATTTATAAATCTCTCACCGAATGTGTTTTTGAAGCTAGATGGGCGTCGTTTGTGGAAAAGTATCACTTGCAAGATCATAAATGGTTAAAGGGGTTATATGAGTTGAAACACAAGTGGATTCCTGCATATACTAGAAACAAATTTTCGGCGTTTCAAAATAGTACATCGAGGAGTGAGGGGATGAATTCTTTTTTTGATAAGTATGTGAGTTCGGCAACGGGTTTGAAGGAATTAATTGAAAATGCCCAAAAAGCATTGGCAAGGCAATTTATGAGGGATAAGGAAGAAGATTATGTCACCATTAATCTAAAACGTCCCATGAAATTGCATACCACATTGGAGTATCATGCTTCTTGTATCTACACTAAGGAAATGTTTAGAAGATTTCAAGATGAATTGGTCGAGTCTTCAAAATACTTTGTTGAAAAAGACCGACGAGCTAGTGAAGAAGGGGAGAGAATGGGGGATGTTTATACGTACTATAGTTGTTATAGGCCCATGTCCGAGCCTACGAGAAGAAATGTTTATTTTGTGGCATTCGAGAAAGCAAGCTCTTTGGGAATGTGTACGTGTAGAATGCTTGAACATTCGGGGCTACCTTGTAGACACCTAATGGCGGTCTTCACTAAGTAA